The window GTTCTCATATAATTTGAAATTGCAGATGGAACAGGATTTGTTAAACAAGACGATAGTGCTCCGAAGTCCTTATTTGATATGGATTCCATTAATTCTTGATAAAGTTCATAGTTCTCTTTTAGTGCAGGATCATATTCTAACATCTCATCTACAATACTTTGCCCTGTACGTTGTCCAAACAATGAATAATACTTATATTCTACGCTGGATAAATCTGAATGTTTTTTTAATAATAGCTTCCAGTAGCGCTTAAGGCGACGATATTTCTTCATATCATCTCCACTAGACGTTTTAAGTTGATTCATAACCTGGATACGACACTTATTCATGGAACGATTAATCAACTGAACCAAATGGAAGCGGTCTATGATAATCTTCGCATTTGGAAATAATTCTTTAATCACACTTACATAACCTGCATTCATATCAATCGTTACGGTTTCCACACGTTTACGATCCGTTAAACTGTAGTTCACAATAAAGTGATTCTTAATCGTGAAATTGTCACGTCGATCTAGGATATCCAATATGTTGCCTGATTCCGCATTTATATATTCGAAGGCAATTGCATCTTTTGCATATTTGAACTCATCAAAAGAAAGGTGCTTGAGTAGCGCCTTGTAGTGCGGGATAAATTGTTTTGCGGCCTCGTTGATTTGACGTTGAACAGTTGTTGGTGATACAGAACAATCCCTTGCGATAGACGTAAGTGACTGTGCTTCAGCGGATTTAAGTGTGACTTGTGCTTTCACATTTTGTGAAATAAAACAATTCATTTGAACAATAGGCGTTTTAGCAGTAAAACTGCTTTGACAGGCTTGGCACATGAAACGTTGTTTCTGTAGTAGTAGGTAGGTCGGATTTACGCCTGTAATGGGCAATGTAAATCTAGATAATTGTGTGCCATTTTTATAGACTGTAAAGTTGGTGTTTTTCACACCACATTGTCCACAATGTGTGGGGGTATATGATAACTTTCCAGAAATATATTTACACCTTTTCCCTTTATAAGTTCCTTCCTTTACACAATCTTCATCAAAAGTAATGTTTGGGTCTTGAATATCAAGTAAAGATTTAATACAATTAGAATGAGACAAGTGAGTTCCCTCCTGGATGATGGTTTTAGTCGACTTCTATTCTATAGGGAATCTCACTTGTTTTCTATTTATATAAAGGGAATTTATCTTACCTAGACTCTCCAGCTGATTGAAGTGGAAAGCGGCGACTCCAGCGGGAACAGCGCGAGCTGAAGACCCTGGACTGAGCGCAGCGAGGGAAGCGGCTGAGGCCGTGCCCGCGGAAAGCGTCCGCTTGGAACGGAAATCAGCGGGTAGTAGGATTACCTTATCCAATATATTTATAAAAAAATGGCGTTAGTGAAGATCCTCCTCATCTCCTTTTAAAGGGATGGGGATTTTCTTTCACCAACGTCATTTATTGTACAACCAAAAAAAGAGCCCTGTGAAGGACTCTTTTCGAAAGATGGTATTAACGTGAGTAGAATTCAACGATAAGTGCTTCGTTAATTTCTGCTGCAAGTTCGCTGCGTTCAGGCATGCGAACGAATTGACCGACTTTAGTGTCGTTGTTAAATGTAACGTATTCAGGAACATAGCTGTTCACTTCAAGCGCTTCATTTACAACATCAAGGTTTTGAGATTTCTCGCGAAGAGAAATTTCTTGTCCAGGTTTAACGCTGTAAGATGGGATATCAACGCGTTTACCATCAACCAGGATATGGCCGTGGTTTACTAGTTGGCGTGATGCACGACGTGTGCGTGCAAGGCCCATGCGGTATACAATGTTATCAAGACGAGTCTCAAGAAGAATCATGAAGTTAACACCGTGTTTACCAGGCATTTTACCAGCTTTGTTGAAAACCGTTTTGAATTGACGTTCGTTTACGCCAAACATGAAACGGAGTTTTTGTTTTTCTTGTAATTGCATTCCGTACTCGGAAAGTTTTTTGCGTTGGTTAGGACCGTGTTGTCCCGGACCGTAAGGGCGTTTTTCGATTTCTTTTCCAGTGCCTGTAAGTGAAATCCCAAGACGACGGGAAAGTTTCCAAGATGGACCTGTATAACGAGCCATGAAAGACTCCTCCTCTATTGTTGGTTTTATTTTGTTGTAAAATAAGAACCAGATGTGTTCAATTCAAATGCCATTCTATCATCTTGCATCCTCGCTTCCGCAGCCAGGAAGTTACGCGATACACCTTGTAAAAGGAATAGACTGGACAATCTGAAACACACAACTGCTGCAACTATTTTACACAGGTTCCATCATAACAACTAAAGAAGTAAGAGTCAAGCTTCATTCATTGAGGTGGAAATAAGTCTAACGATCTATATAAAGTGATAGCATCCATAGTACCAATGTATTATAATGTAATAAGACTTGTTTGAATTTTTATGTAGATTAAGATAGGGGTGATTGTGTGACGGATCATCAATTGACAATGTTCAAAATTAAAAGCGACTTAATGGACTTGTGGACTGAAAATACTGCATTGCATTCATATGAACAATGGTTTGAAGCTTTGAAACCAACACTAGTTCATCATTTTCATATAGCTGAAGCAGATTTTTTCATATATGACAAAACTAGTTTTATGCCTCTTAAAGGTCACAAATCAATTTCACAGAGGAGAGATACCCTCCCGTTTGACACGCTGGAAACGGGGGACTCGCTTACACATGCCATTTTAATTTCACAAATCCGTGAGAAGGGTTTCAGCTATGCGGATGACTTTCTACTATTCCGAAACTTGAAATCTGAACCGCTTGGACTGCTGATTCTCAAATCTACTGACGACTGGAATGCCTTCGCTGCCTCACCATATTTGCAGGAACTTGAAAAGGTAGTTAGCCATCTTATTCAAATGGTCAGGAAGATGGTCTTTCTTGTAAA of the Sporosarcina sp. FSL K6-1508 genome contains:
- a CDS encoding ISL3 family transposase; the protein is MSHSNCIKSLLDIQDPNITFDEDCVKEGTYKGKRCKYISGKLSYTPTHCGQCGVKNTNFTVYKNGTQLSRFTLPITGVNPTYLLLQKQRFMCQACQSSFTAKTPIVQMNCFISQNVKAQVTLKSAEAQSLTSIARDCSVSPTTVQRQINEAAKQFIPHYKALLKHLSFDEFKYAKDAIAFEYINAESGNILDILDRRDNFTIKNHFIVNYSLTDRKRVETVTIDMNAGYVSVIKELFPNAKIIIDRFHLVQLINRSMNKCRIQVMNQLKTSSGDDMKKYRRLKRYWKLLLKKHSDLSSVEYKYYSLFGQRTGQSIVDEMLEYDPALKENYELYQELMESISNKDFGALSSCLTNPVPSAISNYMRTSLKTLRKHLPFLENSFIYPYNNGRIEGNNNKIKVLNRVAYGYRNFQNYRKRILLHFRLKPSVKQQEQGQFHFDAA
- the rpsD gene encoding 30S ribosomal protein S4, translating into MARYTGPSWKLSRRLGISLTGTGKEIEKRPYGPGQHGPNQRKKLSEYGMQLQEKQKLRFMFGVNERQFKTVFNKAGKMPGKHGVNFMILLETRLDNIVYRMGLARTRRASRQLVNHGHILVDGKRVDIPSYSVKPGQEISLREKSQNLDVVNEALEVNSYVPEYVTFNNDTKVGQFVRMPERSELAAEINEALIVEFYSR